The Lycium ferocissimum isolate CSIRO_LF1 chromosome 10, AGI_CSIRO_Lferr_CH_V1, whole genome shotgun sequence genome window below encodes:
- the LOC132034365 gene encoding putative lipid-transfer protein DIR1 has translation MKGSKVGVLSLVVLVLLLIVEFSAGLSICNMNDDGFTACKPSVTQPNPVEPSTSCCEALSSADLQCLCSYRNSLLLPSLGIDPELALALPAKCNLTSPPSC, from the coding sequence ATGAAAGGAAGCAAAGTGGGAGTGTTGAGTCTGGTGGTTCTAGTACTACTACTTATAGTGGAATTTTCAGCTGGATTGAGCATTTGCAACATGAATGATGATGGTTTCACAGCATGTAAGCCATCAGTAACACAGCCAAATCCAGTGGAGCCATCTACTTCTTGCTGTGAAGCCTTGTCCAGTGCAGACTTGCAGTGCTTGTGTTCTTATAGGAACTCACTCTTATTGCCTTCTCTTGGGATTGATCCTGAACTGGCCTTGGCTCTTCCTGCTAAATGCAATCTCACTTCTCCTCCTAGCTGTTAA